Proteins encoded in a region of the Pieris napi chromosome 5, ilPieNapi1.2, whole genome shotgun sequence genome:
- the LOC125049301 gene encoding CD63 antigen-like isoform X2, which yields MGCGISFVKYVLFFFNLIVALLGLAVVGIGVAVLLNWTVLKSELEGHITVAPWVFIVIGAIMFVIAFFGCCGAIRESHCMVVTYAVFLLVIIIVQVALGVLLFAYQQNLKAALVKSVDKLFDNAKNDEASKTLFSNLEQQLECCGKYSPADYYLNVPKSCCTKLGVTGKLLGDTCTIADANSTGCSTKLGEQYEKWSKVIAGVAIGLACIEVVGALFSLCLANSIRNMDRRYA from the exons CTCCTCGGACTCGCAGTAGTCGGAATCGGTGTTGCGGTGCTGCTGAACTGGACTGTCTTAAAGAGCGAGCTCGAAGGTCACATCACGGTCGCACCATGGGTGTTCATCGTGATCGGAGCGATCATGTTCGTGATTGCCTTCTTCGGCTGTTGTGGAGCGATAAGGGAGAGTCACTGTATGGTTGTAACG taCGCCGTCTTCCTCTTGGTCATCATCATCGTTCAAGTAGCTCTGGGAGTACTCTTGTTCGCCTACCAGCAGAACTTGAAGGCTGCCCTTGTCAAGTCAGTGGACAAACTGTTCGATAACGCCAAGAATGATGAGGCCTCAAAGACTCTCTTCAGCAACCTCGAGCAACAG TTGGAATGTTGCGGCAAATACAGTCCGGCTGATTACTATTTGAACGTCCCCAAAAGTTGTTGTACCAAGCTGGGTGTGACTGGAAAACTTCTGGGTGATACCTGTACGATCGCTGATGCCAACTCCACAGGCTGCTCAACTAAATTGGGAGAGCAATATGAGAAGTGGAGTAAGGTCATCGCTGGCGTTGCTATTGGTCTGGCCTGTATTGAG GTGGTCGGAGCTCTTTTCTCGTTGTGCCTCGCGAACTCAATCAGAAACATGGACAGAAG GTACGCGTAA
- the LOC125049301 gene encoding CD63 antigen-like isoform X1 yields the protein MGCGISFVKYVLFFFNLIVALLGLAVVGIGVAVLLNWTVLKSELEGHITVAPWVFIVIGAIMFVIAFFGCCGAIRESHCMVVTYAVFLLVIIIVQVALGVLLFAYQQNLKAALVKSVDKLFDNAKNDEASKTLFSNLEQQLECCGKYSPADYYLNVPKSCCTKLGVTGKLLGDTCTIADANSTGCSTKLGEQYEKWSKVIAGVAIGLACIEVVGALFSLCLANSIRNMDRRSHY from the exons CTCCTCGGACTCGCAGTAGTCGGAATCGGTGTTGCGGTGCTGCTGAACTGGACTGTCTTAAAGAGCGAGCTCGAAGGTCACATCACGGTCGCACCATGGGTGTTCATCGTGATCGGAGCGATCATGTTCGTGATTGCCTTCTTCGGCTGTTGTGGAGCGATAAGGGAGAGTCACTGTATGGTTGTAACG taCGCCGTCTTCCTCTTGGTCATCATCATCGTTCAAGTAGCTCTGGGAGTACTCTTGTTCGCCTACCAGCAGAACTTGAAGGCTGCCCTTGTCAAGTCAGTGGACAAACTGTTCGATAACGCCAAGAATGATGAGGCCTCAAAGACTCTCTTCAGCAACCTCGAGCAACAG TTGGAATGTTGCGGCAAATACAGTCCGGCTGATTACTATTTGAACGTCCCCAAAAGTTGTTGTACCAAGCTGGGTGTGACTGGAAAACTTCTGGGTGATACCTGTACGATCGCTGATGCCAACTCCACAGGCTGCTCAACTAAATTGGGAGAGCAATATGAGAAGTGGAGTAAGGTCATCGCTGGCGTTGCTATTGGTCTGGCCTGTATTGAG GTGGTCGGAGCTCTTTTCTCGTTGTGCCTCGCGAACTCAATCAGAAACATGGACAGAAGGTCTCACTACTAA
- the LOC125049476 gene encoding ero1-like protein isoform X2: MECKNYCVIFIIFAVAIVQAVGYDTELFESPPCDSNACFETLHGALGDCSCNVDTIDYFNNVKIFPRIQSLVSKDYFRFYKVNLKKECPFWADDSRCAMKYCHIKTCSKESVPGFDGYEEEYLEESPALKYSLDATTHCDQDSDHDPDLGYLNMTISAASQFEIAKWKAYDDSLENFCQCDDKDADAEFVDLSLNPERYTGYKGPSAHRIWRSIYQENCFRPKTNPYQSFPYVLSSDLSNMCLEERVFYRAISGLHTSINIHLCSKYLLSEKKIGFAAPPEGEWGPNLDEFQRRFDPSQTHGEGPNWLKNLYFLYLLEMRALAKAGPYLEREDYFTDSPIEDEETRNAIKNMLGVIYSFPDHFNESLMFNGGTQAATLKFEFREHFLNISRIMDCVGCDKCKLWGKLQTQGLGTALKILFSGRWDSEGDPGQGRLPLRHKSQKRLQRTEIVALFNAFARLSNSIRELENFRTMLRSHSNKMTIQYIRRP; the protein is encoded by the exons atgGAGTGCAAAAATTATTGTgtgatatttataatatttgctGTTGCGATAGTTCAAGCAGTGGGTTATGATACGGAACTATTCGAAAGTCCACCGTGCGATAGTAATGCCTGTTTTGAAACTCTTCATGGAGCGCTCGGAGATTGTTCATGTAATGTAGACACAATCGACTATTTTAAcaacgtaaaaatatttccccGAATCCAGAGCTTGGTGAGCAAAGACTATTTTcgtttttataaagtaaacttaaaaaaagaatgtCCGTTCTGGGCAGATGATAGTAGATGTGCTATGAAATACTGTCATATTAAAACATGCTCCAAAGAGAGTGTGCCTGGATTTGATGGCTATGAAGAGGAATATCTTGAAGAATCTCCAGCTTTAAAATACTCATTAGATGCAACTACACACTGTGACCAAGATTCTGATCATGATCCTGATTTGGGTTACCTAAATATGACCATTAGTGCTGCAAGTCAATTTGAAATAGCTAAATGGAAAGCATATGATGATTCCTTAGAAAATTTCTGTCAATGTGATGACAAAGATGCAGATGCAGAGTTTGTGGACCTTTCACTAAATCCTGAACGTTACACAGGCTATAAAGGTCCCTCTGCCCACAGAATTTGGAGGAGCATATACCAAGAAAACTGCTTCCGTCCAAAGACAAATCCATATCAATCATTCCCATATGTATTAAGTTCCGATTTAAGTAATATGTGTTTAGAAGAGAGGGTTTTTTATAGAGCTATATCTGGTTTACATACAAGCATTAACATCCACCTttgttcaaaatatttgttgtcAGAGAAAAAGATAGGATTTGCTGCCCCACCTGAAGGAGAATGGGGTCCTAATTTGGATGAATTCCAGCGTCGATTTGATCCATCACAAACGCATGGTGAAGGACCCAATTGGTTAAAGAATTTGTACTTTTTGTACTTATTAGAAATGAGGGCTCTCGCCAAAGCTGGGCCATATTTAGAGAGAGAAGATTATTTCACAGACAGCCCTATTGAAGATGAAGAGACAAGGAATGCAATAAAGAATATGCTGGGAGTTATTTACTCATTTCCAGACCATTTCAATGAATCGCTTATGTTTAATGGTGGGACTCAAGCTGCCACTTTAAAGTTTGAGTTTAGAGAGCActtcttaaatatttcaagGATAATGGATTGTGTAGGTTGTGACAAATGTAAGCTGTGGGGTAAACTACAGACTCAAGGTCTGGGAACAGCTTTGAAGATTCTCTTTTCAGGTAGATGGGATAGTGAAGGTGACCCAGGTCAGGGCAGGTTACCTTTGCGGCACAAATCACAAAAACGCCTTCAGAGAACAGAAATTGTTGCTTTATTCAATGCATTTGCGAGGCTGTCAAATAGTATCCGGGAGTTGGAAAATTTTAGGACTATGTTAAG atCTCATTCGAATAAAATGACGATTCAGTATATACGAAGACCTTAA
- the LOC125049476 gene encoding ero1-like protein isoform X1, translating to MECKNYCVIFIIFAVAIVQAVGYDTELFESPPCDSNACFETLHGALGDCSCNVDTIDYFNNVKIFPRIQSLVSKDYFRFYKVNLKKECPFWADDSRCAMKYCHIKTCSKESVPGFDGYEEEYLEESPALKYSLDATTHCDQDSDHDPDLGYLNMTISAASQFEIAKWKAYDDSLENFCQCDDKDADAEFVDLSLNPERYTGYKGPSAHRIWRSIYQENCFRPKTNPYQSFPYVLSSDLSNMCLEERVFYRAISGLHTSINIHLCSKYLLSEKKIGFAAPPEGEWGPNLDEFQRRFDPSQTHGEGPNWLKNLYFLYLLEMRALAKAGPYLEREDYFTDSPIEDEETRNAIKNMLGVIYSFPDHFNESLMFNGGTQAATLKFEFREHFLNISRIMDCVGCDKCKLWGKLQTQGLGTALKILFSGRWDSEGDPGQGRLPLRHKSQKRLQRTEIVALFNAFARLSNSIRELENFRTMLSGNMEQEKKNIFAASPSIEITEKCASGGAKPRIWS from the exons atgGAGTGCAAAAATTATTGTgtgatatttataatatttgctGTTGCGATAGTTCAAGCAGTGGGTTATGATACGGAACTATTCGAAAGTCCACCGTGCGATAGTAATGCCTGTTTTGAAACTCTTCATGGAGCGCTCGGAGATTGTTCATGTAATGTAGACACAATCGACTATTTTAAcaacgtaaaaatatttccccGAATCCAGAGCTTGGTGAGCAAAGACTATTTTcgtttttataaagtaaacttaaaaaaagaatgtCCGTTCTGGGCAGATGATAGTAGATGTGCTATGAAATACTGTCATATTAAAACATGCTCCAAAGAGAGTGTGCCTGGATTTGATGGCTATGAAGAGGAATATCTTGAAGAATCTCCAGCTTTAAAATACTCATTAGATGCAACTACACACTGTGACCAAGATTCTGATCATGATCCTGATTTGGGTTACCTAAATATGACCATTAGTGCTGCAAGTCAATTTGAAATAGCTAAATGGAAAGCATATGATGATTCCTTAGAAAATTTCTGTCAATGTGATGACAAAGATGCAGATGCAGAGTTTGTGGACCTTTCACTAAATCCTGAACGTTACACAGGCTATAAAGGTCCCTCTGCCCACAGAATTTGGAGGAGCATATACCAAGAAAACTGCTTCCGTCCAAAGACAAATCCATATCAATCATTCCCATATGTATTAAGTTCCGATTTAAGTAATATGTGTTTAGAAGAGAGGGTTTTTTATAGAGCTATATCTGGTTTACATACAAGCATTAACATCCACCTttgttcaaaatatttgttgtcAGAGAAAAAGATAGGATTTGCTGCCCCACCTGAAGGAGAATGGGGTCCTAATTTGGATGAATTCCAGCGTCGATTTGATCCATCACAAACGCATGGTGAAGGACCCAATTGGTTAAAGAATTTGTACTTTTTGTACTTATTAGAAATGAGGGCTCTCGCCAAAGCTGGGCCATATTTAGAGAGAGAAGATTATTTCACAGACAGCCCTATTGAAGATGAAGAGACAAGGAATGCAATAAAGAATATGCTGGGAGTTATTTACTCATTTCCAGACCATTTCAATGAATCGCTTATGTTTAATGGTGGGACTCAAGCTGCCACTTTAAAGTTTGAGTTTAGAGAGCActtcttaaatatttcaagGATAATGGATTGTGTAGGTTGTGACAAATGTAAGCTGTGGGGTAAACTACAGACTCAAGGTCTGGGAACAGCTTTGAAGATTCTCTTTTCAGGTAGATGGGATAGTGAAGGTGACCCAGGTCAGGGCAGGTTACCTTTGCGGCACAAATCACAAAAACGCCTTCAGAGAACAGAAATTGTTGCTTTATTCAATGCATTTGCGAGGCTGTCAAATAGTATCCGGGAGTTGGAAAATTTTAGGACTATGTTAAG TGGTAATATGGAGCAAGAAAAGAAGAATATATTCGCTGCATCGCCCAGCATTGAGATAACTGAGAAGTGCGCTTCGGGAGGTGCTAAACCCAGAATTTGGAGTTGA
- the LOC125049855 gene encoding uncharacterized protein LOC125049855 isoform X5, protein MEETVRSLLQYKSRVETLKQEKASLSSALEASSAHYQSQLSVLSTENERLRGQLSALSVSLGVGEHEKKLDDVAQQVVRALLSQKSVREELGCARARIRELETQNRALSTLLVRQLRPQPRPSPATPLTPHSNRDLQVHLLDVGSCGSLVSFRDSPPPAPPVQHPHPLSSDDKRRHQILADIWTELKGLEVTPANLARALSAVDPTLWATPTRPATLSLNVPQPQADSNKGTSGDKEEETSEQCEAGAESPESGAKDEGYSTMSSDVQADASRQSDHAAERILPDLNEASDETDNQTIVSINPRESRRHARLLAEADYIYFPIGVAFAGIRGSYPPSRPVLPFQHVVRSFSDSHLCLKLLTAPTCSPSLDSPTPSSGVLVLDLKPAPERPLRRPAIASTTSSERVSWGSTVDERADGSQFESDYVQHWLELDDARSALQQRHRDLADLEYDRAELEDWSLSLSCEDLRDRHSPFAEITTPGQISLSTLPSIREDDALEMEEDVADCLWNDCGFATIEIDECRMADENETSEKRWEYSGTHSPGGSWSSASDAPEKRSSTALSEDGDCANIGLDFTRDFYRLVKYESTKSLASNSSRSVPNQDQNTHLRFHDVQSMALQDREQALQNVLNFIAEQQKYCHDREESDSVSSRPISEIRELPPPYASADFDDESVDPRSEVSDDRQRPDSFGSFSENDSCDIRDLHNDRPKLPYCDVVSEPKSTIRFIEKEEPYAESEGFYVDMTKADNAENEIDQNHLIKIQRKNEINKLIDVNQTDQDHASSVKDDKDETSRNTEHNSALKENTVNIMLNKQVNEREIETCLTKSTSFTISGETEISLVDEVLSACRRSTAALVTVPEEEENSSPESGSPQMTESNTTSTSTAETVIISNKSDGREVRRREKSRIPMLMGGKRPPSSPNKTRSKIPLPGKSKVNETASNPESIIVKQEHKLSFHEAATSKEVIEELNRMIRQSEGVTAEAKNEERTEKTCSQKDNALWAPTGWVHVEKDIDFSDPKARANLLDVMLASSDSSPSSCGSSPAEPPPPYSRLHRLHRSRRQKTAAAQRSRGVGVVRQLRLRRPTILGRGDFYVRFAEPERAAVASFDFLDDLSGGSSPDAKDCHD, encoded by the exons GCCTCATCAGCGCATTACCAAAGTCAGCTGTCAGTACTGTCCACTGAAAACGAGCGTCTTCGTGGTCAGCTTTCAGCACTGTCCGTCAGTCTGGGTGTGGGCGAGCACGAGAAGAAGTTGGATGATGTCGCGCAGCAAGTTGTACGGGCTCTTCTCTCTCAAAAG AGCGTTCGAGAGGAGTTGGGATGCGCACGAGCAAGGATTCGTGAGCTTGAAACGCAAAACCGCGCACTGAGCACACTTCTGGTGCGGCAGCTGAGACCGCAGCCCCGACCATCGCCCGCTACACCGCTGACACCACACTCTAATAGGGATTTACAAG TTCATTTATTGGACGTGGGTTCCTGCGGTTCTCTAGTCTCATTCCGGGACTCCCCGCCCCCCGCGCCGCCCGTCCAGCACCCTCATCCCCTCAGCTCGGATGACAAGAGACGTCACCAAATATTAGCTGACATATGGACTGAAttaaag GGTTTGGAGGTAACGCCAGCCAACCTGGCAAGAGCGCTGTCTGCTGTAGACCCCACTTTGTGGGCTACTCCTACAAGACCTGCTACTCTTAGTCTAAACGTTCCTCAACCTCAAGCCGACTCCAATAAAG GCACAAGTGGCGACAAGGAAGAAGAAACCAGCGAACAATGCGAAGCTGGAGCTGAATCTCCCGAGAGCGGCGCGAAAGACGAGGGTTACTCCACGATGTCTAGTGACGTGCAGGCTGATGCTTCGAGGCAGAGCGACCACGCAGCTGAGCGAATTCTGCCAGACCTCAACGAGGCCTCCGATGAGACTGACAACCAAACCATCGTCTCTATCAATCCAAGAGAATCTCGACGACATGCGCGACTCCTCGCCGAAGctgattatatatattttcccaTAGGAGTCGCCTTCGCTGGCATCAGAGGCAGCTATCCCCCTTCTCGACCCGTCCTTCCCTTCCAACACGTAGTCCGAAGCTTCTCTGACTCTCATTTATGTTTGAAATTGTTAACCGCCCCGACTTGCTCGCCTAGCCTAGATTCTCCCACGCCCAGTTCGGGAGTGTTAGTCTTAGACCTCAAACCCGCCCCGGAGAGGCCCCTCCGAAGGCCGGCGATCGCCTCCACCACCAGTTCCGAAAGGGTGTCTTGGGGAAGCACAGTCGACGAACGAGCTGATGGATCGCAATTCGAATCCGATTACGTTCAACATTGGCTAGAGCTGGACGACGCTAGATCTGCTCTTCAACAGAGACATAGAGACTTAGCTGACCTAGAATACGATAGAGCCGAATTAGAGGACTGGAGCTTATCGTTATCTTGCGAGGATCTCAGAGACAGACACTCACCTTTCGCGGAGATAACGACGCCGGGTCAGATATCCTTGTCCACTCTTCCTAGTATACGGGAAGATGACGCCTTAGAAATGGAAGAAGATGTAGCTGATTGTTTATGGAACGACTGCGGTTTCGCAACAATCGAAATCGATGAATGCAGGATGGCTGATGAAAATGAAACTTCAGAGAAACGATGGGAATATTCTGGCACCCATTCCCCGGGTGGGTCTTGGTCTAGCGCCTCAGACGCGCCAGAGAAACGATCCAGCACTGCTTTAAGTGAAGATGGCGACTGTGCAAACATCGGCTTGGACTTCACCAGAGATTTTTATCGTCTAGTTAAATATGAAAGCACCAAGAGTTTAGCTTCGAATTCTTCTAGGAGCGTCCCAAATCAAGACCAAAACACTCATTTGCGATTTCACGACGTTCAATCGATGGCTTTACAAGACCGAGAACAGGCGCTTCAGAATGTTTTAAACTTTATCGCGGAGCAACAGAAATACTGCCATGATAGAGAAGAATCGGACTCGGTTTCATCTCGGCCTATATCTGAGATACGCGAACTGCCCCCACCCTATGCGTCGGCCGATTTTGATGATGAATCTGTGGATCCTCGGAGCGAAGTCTCAGATGACAGGCAACGACCAGATTCCTTCGGAAGCTTCTCCGAAAATGATTCCTGTGATATACGTGATTTACATAACGACAGACCAAAACTTCCATACTGTGATGTAGTATCCGAGCCGAAATCGACGATTCGATTTATAGAGAAAGAGGAACCTTACGCTGAGTCGGAAGGCTTCTATGTAGATATGACCAAAGCGGACAACGCAGAGAATGAAATAGATCAAaaccatttaataaaaattcagaGAAAGAACGAAATCAATAAACTAATAGACGTCAACCAAACTGATCAAGATCACGCGTCTTCTGTAAAGGACGACAAAGACGAAACTAGCCGCAACACGGAACACAATTCAGCATTGAAAGAGAACACTgtcaatattatgttaaataaacaaGTAAACGAAAGAGAGATAGAGACTTGTCTTACGAAGTCAACGAGCTTTACAATTTCGGGGGAGACTGAAATATCTTTAGTGGACGAAGTGCTAAGTGCCTGCAGACGCAGTACAGCGGCTCTGGTGACCGTCCCAGAAGAAGAGGAGAACTCGTCGCCCGAGTCGGGTTCTCCGCAAATGACTGAATCTAACACTACCAGCACCTCGACGGCTGAAACTGTGATAATAAGCAATAAGAGCGATGGAAGAGAAGTACGACGAAGAGAAAAGAGTCGAATTCCAATGTTAATGGGTGGAAAGAGGCCTCCGTCGTCTCCAAATAAAACGAGATCAAAAATACCCCTGCCTGGAAAGAGTAAGGTTAACGAAACGGCAAGTAATCCTGAATCGATAATTGTCAAACAGGAGCATAAGCTTAGTTTTCACGAAGCGGCTACGTCTAAGGAAGTAATCGAAGAATTAAATAG AATGATTCGTCAAAGCGAGGGTGTTACGGCGGAAGCGAAGAATGAGGAGAGAACAGAGAAGACTTGTTCGCAGAAAGACAATGCATTGTGGGCTCCTACGGGATGGGTGCACGTTGAAAAAGACATTGATTTTAGCGACCCTAAG GCAAGAGCAAATCTGTTGGATGTGATGTTGGCGTCGAGTGACTCTTCTCCTTCCTCATGCGGATCCTCCCCAGCTGAACCCCCACCCCCGTACTCGCGGTTGCATCGGCTTCATCGCTCCAGGCGACAGAAAACTG CGGCGGCTCAGCGCAGCCGAGGCGTGGGCGTGGTGCGGCAGCTGCGCCTGCGAAGGCCCACCATCCTCGGCCGAGGGGACTTCTACGTGCGATTCGCGGAGCCCGAGCGAGCCGCCGTGGCCTCCTTCGACTTCCTCGACGACCTGTCCGGCGGATCCTCCCCGGACGCCAAAGACTGTCACGATtag
- the LOC125049855 gene encoding uncharacterized protein LOC125049855 isoform X4, whose translation MGTNLSKLNKTRVSGVNHREGAARNDAERERRARGDWEARARAAEADAARLAGKLHAAQREIVRMEETVRSLLQYKSRVETLKQEKASLSSALEASSAHYQSQLSVLSTENERLRGQLSALSVSLGVGEHEKKLDDVAQQVVRALLSQKSVREELGCARARIRELETQNRALSTLLVRQLRPQPRPSPATPLTPHSNRDLQVHLLDVGSCGSLVSFRDSPPPAPPVQHPHPLSSDDKRRHQILADIWTELKGLEVTPANLARALSAVDPTLWATPTRPATLSLNVPQPQADSNKGTSGDKEEETSEQCEAGAESPESGAKDEGYSTMSSDVQADASRQSDHAAERILPDLNEASDETDNQTIVSINPRESRRHARLLAEADYIYFPIGVAFAGIRGSYPPSRPVLPFQHVVRSFSDSHLCLKLLTAPTCSPSLDSPTPSSGVLVLDLKPAPERPLRRPAIASTTSSERVSWGSTVDERADGSQFESDYVQHWLELDDARSALQQRHRDLADLEYDRAELEDWSLSLSCEDLRDRHSPFAEITTPGQISLSTLPSIREDDALEMEEDVADCLWNDCGFATIEIDECRMADENETSEKRWEYSGTHSPGGSWSSASDAPEKRSSTALSEDGDCANIGLDFTRDFYRLVKYESTKSLASNSSRSVPNQDQNTHLRFHDVQSMALQDREQALQNVLNFIAEQQKYCHDREESDSVSSRPISEIRELPPPYASADFDDESVDPRSEVSDDRQRPDSFGSFSENDSCDIRDLHNDRPKLPYCDVVSEPKSTIRFIEKEEPYAESEGFYVDMTKADNAENEIDQNHLIKIQRKNEINKLIDVNQTDQDHASSVKDDKDETSRNTEHNSALKENTVNIMLNKQVNEREIETCLTKSTSFTISGETEISLVDEVLSACRRSTAALVTVPEEEENSSPESGSPQMTESNTTSTSTAETVIISNKSDGREVRRREKSRIPMLMGGKRPPSSPNKTRSKIPLPGKSKVNETASNPESIIVKQEHKLSFHEAATSKEVIEELNRMIRQSEGVTAEAKNEERTEKTCSQKDNALWAPTGWVHVEKDIDFSDPKARANLLDVMLASSDSSPSSCGSSPAEPPPPYSRLHRLHRSRRQKTAAAQRSRGVGVVRQLRLRRPTILGRGDFYVRFAEPERAAVASFDFLDDLSGGSSPDAKDCHD comes from the exons GCCTCATCAGCGCATTACCAAAGTCAGCTGTCAGTACTGTCCACTGAAAACGAGCGTCTTCGTGGTCAGCTTTCAGCACTGTCCGTCAGTCTGGGTGTGGGCGAGCACGAGAAGAAGTTGGATGATGTCGCGCAGCAAGTTGTACGGGCTCTTCTCTCTCAAAAG AGCGTTCGAGAGGAGTTGGGATGCGCACGAGCAAGGATTCGTGAGCTTGAAACGCAAAACCGCGCACTGAGCACACTTCTGGTGCGGCAGCTGAGACCGCAGCCCCGACCATCGCCCGCTACACCGCTGACACCACACTCTAATAGGGATTTACAAG TTCATTTATTGGACGTGGGTTCCTGCGGTTCTCTAGTCTCATTCCGGGACTCCCCGCCCCCCGCGCCGCCCGTCCAGCACCCTCATCCCCTCAGCTCGGATGACAAGAGACGTCACCAAATATTAGCTGACATATGGACTGAAttaaag GGTTTGGAGGTAACGCCAGCCAACCTGGCAAGAGCGCTGTCTGCTGTAGACCCCACTTTGTGGGCTACTCCTACAAGACCTGCTACTCTTAGTCTAAACGTTCCTCAACCTCAAGCCGACTCCAATAAAG GCACAAGTGGCGACAAGGAAGAAGAAACCAGCGAACAATGCGAAGCTGGAGCTGAATCTCCCGAGAGCGGCGCGAAAGACGAGGGTTACTCCACGATGTCTAGTGACGTGCAGGCTGATGCTTCGAGGCAGAGCGACCACGCAGCTGAGCGAATTCTGCCAGACCTCAACGAGGCCTCCGATGAGACTGACAACCAAACCATCGTCTCTATCAATCCAAGAGAATCTCGACGACATGCGCGACTCCTCGCCGAAGctgattatatatattttcccaTAGGAGTCGCCTTCGCTGGCATCAGAGGCAGCTATCCCCCTTCTCGACCCGTCCTTCCCTTCCAACACGTAGTCCGAAGCTTCTCTGACTCTCATTTATGTTTGAAATTGTTAACCGCCCCGACTTGCTCGCCTAGCCTAGATTCTCCCACGCCCAGTTCGGGAGTGTTAGTCTTAGACCTCAAACCCGCCCCGGAGAGGCCCCTCCGAAGGCCGGCGATCGCCTCCACCACCAGTTCCGAAAGGGTGTCTTGGGGAAGCACAGTCGACGAACGAGCTGATGGATCGCAATTCGAATCCGATTACGTTCAACATTGGCTAGAGCTGGACGACGCTAGATCTGCTCTTCAACAGAGACATAGAGACTTAGCTGACCTAGAATACGATAGAGCCGAATTAGAGGACTGGAGCTTATCGTTATCTTGCGAGGATCTCAGAGACAGACACTCACCTTTCGCGGAGATAACGACGCCGGGTCAGATATCCTTGTCCACTCTTCCTAGTATACGGGAAGATGACGCCTTAGAAATGGAAGAAGATGTAGCTGATTGTTTATGGAACGACTGCGGTTTCGCAACAATCGAAATCGATGAATGCAGGATGGCTGATGAAAATGAAACTTCAGAGAAACGATGGGAATATTCTGGCACCCATTCCCCGGGTGGGTCTTGGTCTAGCGCCTCAGACGCGCCAGAGAAACGATCCAGCACTGCTTTAAGTGAAGATGGCGACTGTGCAAACATCGGCTTGGACTTCACCAGAGATTTTTATCGTCTAGTTAAATATGAAAGCACCAAGAGTTTAGCTTCGAATTCTTCTAGGAGCGTCCCAAATCAAGACCAAAACACTCATTTGCGATTTCACGACGTTCAATCGATGGCTTTACAAGACCGAGAACAGGCGCTTCAGAATGTTTTAAACTTTATCGCGGAGCAACAGAAATACTGCCATGATAGAGAAGAATCGGACTCGGTTTCATCTCGGCCTATATCTGAGATACGCGAACTGCCCCCACCCTATGCGTCGGCCGATTTTGATGATGAATCTGTGGATCCTCGGAGCGAAGTCTCAGATGACAGGCAACGACCAGATTCCTTCGGAAGCTTCTCCGAAAATGATTCCTGTGATATACGTGATTTACATAACGACAGACCAAAACTTCCATACTGTGATGTAGTATCCGAGCCGAAATCGACGATTCGATTTATAGAGAAAGAGGAACCTTACGCTGAGTCGGAAGGCTTCTATGTAGATATGACCAAAGCGGACAACGCAGAGAATGAAATAGATCAAaaccatttaataaaaattcagaGAAAGAACGAAATCAATAAACTAATAGACGTCAACCAAACTGATCAAGATCACGCGTCTTCTGTAAAGGACGACAAAGACGAAACTAGCCGCAACACGGAACACAATTCAGCATTGAAAGAGAACACTgtcaatattatgttaaataaacaaGTAAACGAAAGAGAGATAGAGACTTGTCTTACGAAGTCAACGAGCTTTACAATTTCGGGGGAGACTGAAATATCTTTAGTGGACGAAGTGCTAAGTGCCTGCAGACGCAGTACAGCGGCTCTGGTGACCGTCCCAGAAGAAGAGGAGAACTCGTCGCCCGAGTCGGGTTCTCCGCAAATGACTGAATCTAACACTACCAGCACCTCGACGGCTGAAACTGTGATAATAAGCAATAAGAGCGATGGAAGAGAAGTACGACGAAGAGAAAAGAGTCGAATTCCAATGTTAATGGGTGGAAAGAGGCCTCCGTCGTCTCCAAATAAAACGAGATCAAAAATACCCCTGCCTGGAAAGAGTAAGGTTAACGAAACGGCAAGTAATCCTGAATCGATAATTGTCAAACAGGAGCATAAGCTTAGTTTTCACGAAGCGGCTACGTCTAAGGAAGTAATCGAAGAATTAAATAG AATGATTCGTCAAAGCGAGGGTGTTACGGCGGAAGCGAAGAATGAGGAGAGAACAGAGAAGACTTGTTCGCAGAAAGACAATGCATTGTGGGCTCCTACGGGATGGGTGCACGTTGAAAAAGACATTGATTTTAGCGACCCTAAG GCAAGAGCAAATCTGTTGGATGTGATGTTGGCGTCGAGTGACTCTTCTCCTTCCTCATGCGGATCCTCCCCAGCTGAACCCCCACCCCCGTACTCGCGGTTGCATCGGCTTCATCGCTCCAGGCGACAGAAAACTG CGGCGGCTCAGCGCAGCCGAGGCGTGGGCGTGGTGCGGCAGCTGCGCCTGCGAAGGCCCACCATCCTCGGCCGAGGGGACTTCTACGTGCGATTCGCGGAGCCCGAGCGAGCCGCCGTGGCCTCCTTCGACTTCCTCGACGACCTGTCCGGCGGATCCTCCCCGGACGCCAAAGACTGTCACGATtag